In Lotus japonicus ecotype B-129 chromosome 5, LjGifu_v1.2, one genomic interval encodes:
- the LOC130717249 gene encoding protein FAR-RED ELONGATED HYPOCOTYL 3 isoform X2 yields the protein MDIDLRLPSGEHDKEDEETTTIDNMLEGEEKLHNGGIDSRNMVDAGIEVHALNGGDLNSPSVDMVMFKEDTNLEPLSGMEFESHGEAYSFYQEYARSMGFNTAIQNSRRSKTSREFIDAKFACSRYGTKREYDKSFNRPRARQNKQDSENSTGRRSCSKTDCKASMHVKRKPDGKWVIHSFVKEHNHELLPAQAVSEQTRRMYAAMARQFAEYKTVVGLKNEKNPFDKGRNLGLELGEAKLMLDFFIQMQNMNSNFFYAVDLGEDQRLKSFVWIDAKSRHDYTNFCDVVSFDTTYIRNKYKMPLGLFVGVNQHYQFILLGCALISDESATTFSWLFRTWLKGVGGQAPKVIITDHDQTLKSVISEIFPNACHCVCLWHVLGKVSENLAPVIKKQDNFMAKFEKCIFRSLTGDDFEKRWRKIVDRFELQEDECMQSLFEDRKLWAPTFMRDVFLGGMSTAHRSESVNSFFDKYVHKKTSVQDFVKLYEAILQDRYEEEAKADSDTWNKVATLKTPSPLEKSVAGICTHAIFKKIQAEVIGAVACHPKIDRQDETIIVHRVHDMETNKDFFVVVNEVKSEVSCICRLFEYKGYLCRHALVVLQYSGQSVFPSQYILKRWTKDAKVRNIMGEESDHMLARVQRYNDLCQRALKLSEEGSLSQESYSLAFHALNEAHKACVGFNNSSKSPAEAGMSGAHGQLSTEEDTQSRNVGKSNKKKNPTKKKKMNSEAEVMTVGALDNLQPMDKFSTRAAVTLEGYYGTQQSVQGMLNLMGPTRDDYYGNQQTLQGLGPMSSIANSHDGYYGAHQNMPGLAQLDFLRTSFTYGIRDDPNVRPGQLHEDPSRHA from the exons ATGGATATAGATCTCAGGTTACCCTCTGGTGAACATGATAAAGAGGATGAAGAAACAACTACAATTGATAACATGTTGGAGGGCGAAGAAAAGTTGCATAATGGAGGCATAGACAGCAGAAATATGGTTGATGCTGGTATTGAGGTACATGCTCTAAATGGTGGAGATTTGAATTCACCCTCAGTTGATATGGTAATGTTTAAGGAAGATACAAATCTTGAGCCACTTTCTGGCATGGAATTTGAGTCTCATGGGGAGGCATATTCTTTCTACCAAGAATATGCACGGTCAATGGGATTCAACACTGCAATACAAAATAGTCGCCGTTCAAAAACATCAAGAGAATTTATAGATGCAAAGTTCGCTTGTTCCAGATATGGAACAAAACGGGAGTATGACAAATCATTCAATCGACCACGTGCACGACAGAACAAGCAAGATTCTGAAAATTCAACTGGTCGAAGATCCTGTTCTAAGACTGATTGTAAAGCCAGCATGCATGTAAAAAGAAAACCAGATGGAAAATGGGTTATACATAGCTTCGTGAAGGAGCATAATCATGAGCTCTTACCAGCCCAAGCAGTCAGTGAACAAACAAGAAGAATGTATGCTGCGATGGCTAGGCAGTTTGCTGAATACAAAACTGTGGTTGGTCTCAAGAATGAGAAGAATCCATTTGATAAAGGTCGCAATTTGGGCCTGGAGTTGGGAGAGGCTAAACTTATGCTCGATTTTTTTATACAGATGCAAAATATGAATTCTAACTTCTTTTATGCAGTAGATCTTGGTGAGGATCAGCGTCTGAAAAGTTTTGTATGGATCGATGCTAAAAGTAGGCATGACTATACCAACTTTTGCGATGTAGTGTCGTTTGATACCACCTATATTAGGAACAAGTATAAGATGCCTCTTGGTCTTTTTGTTGGAGTGAACCAGCACTACCAATTTATATTACTTGGGTGTGCCTTGATATCAGATGAAAGTGCCACAACTTTTTCCTGGCTGTTCCGGACGTGGCTGAAAGGAGTTGGTGGTCAAGCTCCGAAAGTGATAATTACTGACCATGACCAGACTTTAAAGTCAGTTATTTCAGAGATCTTTCCTAATGCTTGCCATTGTGTTTGCTTATGGCATGTATTGGGGAAGGTATCTGAAAATTTAGCTCCTGTAATTAAAAAACAAGATAATTTTATGGCAAAGTTTGAAAAGTGCATATTTAGGTCATTGACCGGTGATGACTTTGAAAAGAGATGGAGAAAAATTGTTGATAGATTTGAACTTCAAGAGGATGAATGCATGCAGTCATTGTTTGAAGATCGTAAGTTATGGGCACCAACATTCATGAGGGATGTTTTCTTAGGTGGTATGTCTACTGCACATCGATCTGAAAGTGTAAATTCCTTCTTTGACAAATATGTTCATAAGAAGACCTCTGTGCAAGATTTTGTCAAACTGTATGAAGCAATCTTGCAAGACAGGTATGAAGAGGAAGCAAAAGCTGATTCTGATACTTGGAATAAAGTGGCGACATTAAAAACTCCTTCACCTTTAGAGAAGAGTGTTGCTGGTATTTGCACACATGCTATATTCAAAAAGATTCAAGCTGAGGTTATTGGTGCAGTTGCTTGCCATCCTAAAATTGACAGGCAGGATGAGACAATCATTGTTCACAGGGTTCATGATATGGAAACAAATAAAGACTTCTTTGTTGTGGTGAATGAAGTAAAATCAGAGGTGTCTTGTATATGTCGCTTATTTGAATATAAAGGTTATCTTTGTCGACATGCATTGGTGGTTCTTCAATACTCAGGCCAATCAGTGTTCCCATCTCAATATATTTTGAAACGGTGGACAAAAGATGCAAAGGTCAGGAATATAATGGGAGAAGAATCTGATCATATGCTGGCAAGGGTGCAACGATACAATGATTTATGTCAGCGAGCACTAAAACTGAGTGAAGAGGGATCATTATCTCAAGAGAGTTATAGTCTTGCATTCCATGCGCTGAATGAAGCACACAAAGCTTGTGTGGGTTTTAACAATTCTAGTAAGAGTCCCGCAGAAGCTGGTATGTCAGGGGCTCATGGTCAGCTTTCTACTGAAGAAGATACACAGAGTAGAAATGTGGGCAAGTCAAACAAAAAGAAGAATCCaactaaaaagaaaaag ATGAACTCTGAGGCAGAAGTGATGACTGTTGGGGCACTAGACAACTTGCAACCAATG GACAAATTCAGTACAAGAGCTGCAGTAACCCTTGAAGGTTATTATGGGACGCAACAGAGTGTGCAGGGGATG ttgaaCTTAATGGGGCCAACACGTGATGATTACTACGGAAATCAACAGACTCTACAGGGGCTG GGACCAATGAGTTCCATAGCAAACAGCCATGATGGTTATTATGGTGCACACCAGAACATGCCTGGTTTG GCACAGCTGGATTTTTTGCGCACTAGTTTCACCTATGGAATTCGG GATGATCCTAATGTGAGACCAGGACAGTTGCATGAGGATCCATCAAGACATGCGTGA
- the LOC130717249 gene encoding protein FAR-RED ELONGATED HYPOCOTYL 3 isoform X1, giving the protein MDIDLRLPSGEHDKEDEETTTIDNMLEGEEKLHNGGIDSRNMVDAGIEVHALNGGDLNSPSVDMVMFKEDTNLEPLSGMEFESHGEAYSFYQEYARSMGFNTAIQNSRRSKTSREFIDAKFACSRYGTKREYDKSFNRPRARQNKQDSENSTGRRSCSKTDCKASMHVKRKPDGKWVIHSFVKEHNHELLPAQAVSEQTRRMYAAMARQFAEYKTVVGLKNEKNPFDKGRNLGLELGEAKLMLDFFIQMQNMNSNFFYAVDLGEDQRLKSFVWIDAKSRHDYTNFCDVVSFDTTYIRNKYKMPLGLFVGVNQHYQFILLGCALISDESATTFSWLFRTWLKGVGGQAPKVIITDHDQTLKSVISEIFPNACHCVCLWHVLGKVSENLAPVIKKQDNFMAKFEKCIFRSLTGDDFEKRWRKIVDRFELQEDECMQSLFEDRKLWAPTFMRDVFLGGMSTAHRSESVNSFFDKYVHKKTSVQDFVKLYEAILQDRYEEEAKADSDTWNKVATLKTPSPLEKSVAGICTHAIFKKIQAEVIGAVACHPKIDRQDETIIVHRVHDMETNKDFFVVVNEVKSEVSCICRLFEYKGYLCRHALVVLQYSGQSVFPSQYILKRWTKDAKVRNIMGEESDHMLARVQRYNDLCQRALKLSEEGSLSQESYSLAFHALNEAHKACVGFNNSSKSPAEAGMSGAHGQLSTEEDTQSRNVGKSNKKKNPTKKKKMNSEAEVMTVGALDNLQPMDKFSTRAAVTLEGYYGTQQSVQGMLNLMGPTRDDYYGNQQTLQGLGPMSSIANSHDGYYGAHQNMPGLAQLDFLRTSFTYGIRDDPNVRPGQLHEDPSRHALGKRGL; this is encoded by the exons ATGGATATAGATCTCAGGTTACCCTCTGGTGAACATGATAAAGAGGATGAAGAAACAACTACAATTGATAACATGTTGGAGGGCGAAGAAAAGTTGCATAATGGAGGCATAGACAGCAGAAATATGGTTGATGCTGGTATTGAGGTACATGCTCTAAATGGTGGAGATTTGAATTCACCCTCAGTTGATATGGTAATGTTTAAGGAAGATACAAATCTTGAGCCACTTTCTGGCATGGAATTTGAGTCTCATGGGGAGGCATATTCTTTCTACCAAGAATATGCACGGTCAATGGGATTCAACACTGCAATACAAAATAGTCGCCGTTCAAAAACATCAAGAGAATTTATAGATGCAAAGTTCGCTTGTTCCAGATATGGAACAAAACGGGAGTATGACAAATCATTCAATCGACCACGTGCACGACAGAACAAGCAAGATTCTGAAAATTCAACTGGTCGAAGATCCTGTTCTAAGACTGATTGTAAAGCCAGCATGCATGTAAAAAGAAAACCAGATGGAAAATGGGTTATACATAGCTTCGTGAAGGAGCATAATCATGAGCTCTTACCAGCCCAAGCAGTCAGTGAACAAACAAGAAGAATGTATGCTGCGATGGCTAGGCAGTTTGCTGAATACAAAACTGTGGTTGGTCTCAAGAATGAGAAGAATCCATTTGATAAAGGTCGCAATTTGGGCCTGGAGTTGGGAGAGGCTAAACTTATGCTCGATTTTTTTATACAGATGCAAAATATGAATTCTAACTTCTTTTATGCAGTAGATCTTGGTGAGGATCAGCGTCTGAAAAGTTTTGTATGGATCGATGCTAAAAGTAGGCATGACTATACCAACTTTTGCGATGTAGTGTCGTTTGATACCACCTATATTAGGAACAAGTATAAGATGCCTCTTGGTCTTTTTGTTGGAGTGAACCAGCACTACCAATTTATATTACTTGGGTGTGCCTTGATATCAGATGAAAGTGCCACAACTTTTTCCTGGCTGTTCCGGACGTGGCTGAAAGGAGTTGGTGGTCAAGCTCCGAAAGTGATAATTACTGACCATGACCAGACTTTAAAGTCAGTTATTTCAGAGATCTTTCCTAATGCTTGCCATTGTGTTTGCTTATGGCATGTATTGGGGAAGGTATCTGAAAATTTAGCTCCTGTAATTAAAAAACAAGATAATTTTATGGCAAAGTTTGAAAAGTGCATATTTAGGTCATTGACCGGTGATGACTTTGAAAAGAGATGGAGAAAAATTGTTGATAGATTTGAACTTCAAGAGGATGAATGCATGCAGTCATTGTTTGAAGATCGTAAGTTATGGGCACCAACATTCATGAGGGATGTTTTCTTAGGTGGTATGTCTACTGCACATCGATCTGAAAGTGTAAATTCCTTCTTTGACAAATATGTTCATAAGAAGACCTCTGTGCAAGATTTTGTCAAACTGTATGAAGCAATCTTGCAAGACAGGTATGAAGAGGAAGCAAAAGCTGATTCTGATACTTGGAATAAAGTGGCGACATTAAAAACTCCTTCACCTTTAGAGAAGAGTGTTGCTGGTATTTGCACACATGCTATATTCAAAAAGATTCAAGCTGAGGTTATTGGTGCAGTTGCTTGCCATCCTAAAATTGACAGGCAGGATGAGACAATCATTGTTCACAGGGTTCATGATATGGAAACAAATAAAGACTTCTTTGTTGTGGTGAATGAAGTAAAATCAGAGGTGTCTTGTATATGTCGCTTATTTGAATATAAAGGTTATCTTTGTCGACATGCATTGGTGGTTCTTCAATACTCAGGCCAATCAGTGTTCCCATCTCAATATATTTTGAAACGGTGGACAAAAGATGCAAAGGTCAGGAATATAATGGGAGAAGAATCTGATCATATGCTGGCAAGGGTGCAACGATACAATGATTTATGTCAGCGAGCACTAAAACTGAGTGAAGAGGGATCATTATCTCAAGAGAGTTATAGTCTTGCATTCCATGCGCTGAATGAAGCACACAAAGCTTGTGTGGGTTTTAACAATTCTAGTAAGAGTCCCGCAGAAGCTGGTATGTCAGGGGCTCATGGTCAGCTTTCTACTGAAGAAGATACACAGAGTAGAAATGTGGGCAAGTCAAACAAAAAGAAGAATCCaactaaaaagaaaaag ATGAACTCTGAGGCAGAAGTGATGACTGTTGGGGCACTAGACAACTTGCAACCAATG GACAAATTCAGTACAAGAGCTGCAGTAACCCTTGAAGGTTATTATGGGACGCAACAGAGTGTGCAGGGGATG ttgaaCTTAATGGGGCCAACACGTGATGATTACTACGGAAATCAACAGACTCTACAGGGGCTG GGACCAATGAGTTCCATAGCAAACAGCCATGATGGTTATTATGGTGCACACCAGAACATGCCTGGTTTG GCACAGCTGGATTTTTTGCGCACTAGTTTCACCTATGGAATTCGG GATGATCCTAATGTGAGACCAGGACAGTTGCATGAGGATCCATCAAGACATGC GTTGGGGAAACGAGGACTGTAA